One Littorina saxatilis isolate snail1 linkage group LG1, US_GU_Lsax_2.0, whole genome shotgun sequence genomic window carries:
- the LOC138960112 gene encoding uncharacterized protein, whose protein sequence is MSSSMMLSLLLVVVVLCRGQSNGPYRQASSGLKPVSQQTPRYPAPKRLAPPGAVPPGEPPLTAADLGANLPASLDAMKTILDDEGRELLLKFDDYLFNNLENVYYKLSYAFKDAVKRTMNKCRCDAGSLEAPAGGQSKPPV, encoded by the exons ATGTCGTCGTCAATGATGCTGTCGCtgttgctggtggtggtggttttgtgtCGAGGTCAGAGCAACGGTCCGTACCGCCAGGCATCGTCAGGCCTCAAGCCCGTGTCTCAGCAGACCCCCAGGTACCCGGCACCGAAACGTCTAGCTCCCCCCGGAGCCGTCCCGCCTGGAGAACCCCCACTGACCGCCGCCGACCTTGGGGCGAACCTACCGGCTTCTCTAGATGCCATGAAGACGATACTGGACGACGAGGGGAGAGAGCTGCTGCTCAAGTTTGACGACTATCTCTTCAACAACTTGGAGAATGTTTACTATAAGCTCAG TTACGCCTTCAAGGACGCCGTGAAACGCACCATGAACAAGTGTCGCTGTGACGCAGGAAGCCTGGAAGCGCCTGCCGGGGGGCAGTCAAAGCCACCAGTCTAG